GAGCTCCTGATGTTCTTACAAGATTGGAAGGGTCTCCAGCATCGTCCACGACAGACTCCATGATGTCAGAGTATGAAAGTTAACCATTGTCCCTGAGTTGGTATGGATCCACCATCCTGCACCAGAATTCCTCTACTGCACCCACCCCGAATCCACATACACACTAATGCAATACTTTTATCAGGCCGATCCACTGTAAACTCTCACAAGTGCTTTGTTCTCCTTGTCCTGCAAATATTATTTGTTTGTCGAGACATTACACGCACAGTGGATAACAACCATTTCAAAAACTCTGATTTGAGTTACTAGCGATGATCACTCACACCAATTGCTGCAATTTTCATGTGTGTGAATGATCATTAATCGTGCGTGTCAGGTATGTTTATCAACTCAACTGAACTGGCATTCTTTGTCATAGAATATACTAATTCAATCAGTCAGGTATGTTTATCTACTCAACTGAACTGCATTCTTTGTCATAGGATACTAATTCAATCAGTTGATGGTCAGATGGAGAGATGCTTGGTGATTTGGGTACTAGAAACATTAATCATCCTTTTTTTTCAAGTTCATTTCCAAGTAATGTGGGATGAGTAATTGCATTTTCACCCGTTTTTCTTTAGGCAGTGAGATATAGGACATATGAACTTATATCTTTGATCATCCTTGAAGCTAGTAAATAATTCATTCACAAGGTGATCTCAGCATCTTAAGAAAGGTGAAGTGGCAAAAATGAATGACCAAAGAGGATAGttcaaatgaatttgatgaagttGGATTCATGAATTGCATCTGATTTGAACTCCCACATTTGTGTCTCCTCATATCAAATTATGTGCATTCAATAAACTTATTACAGGTCCAGAAATCATATCCAGATGGATTCCATGTTTCCAAACAACAACAATCTTGCCTCTAAAATCAGATCCTAGgatgctgagagagagagagagagagagagagagagagagagaaggtggaACAATTAATGAAAGAAATCTTTGTATTCACAGTAAACAAAGGTGGGGAAAATAGATTAGGAAAAGAGGATGTGCTCCGCCTTTATGATCGACCCAAGAAATAATAAGAAGAGACCATTATAACTCCAATTAATCTGCAAATCCAATCCTCTAAACTAAGGCTTTTAGTCTTCATTGGAAGCAGGCATTCATTTACCACAGACTACACTCGGTCACGTGAAAGAAGCACCCACAGGCAGCAACGGGAAGTCACCGATCGGGTCCCCAAAGAAACGTTCTGCAGCTCCCAGCTCGCTAAAGAAGCCGGCGATGTCGTCCTCCGACAGCTCGATAGTTGtctcctccttcactctctcatgCATCAAGTCCCTGTGGCCACCGCGCACGGATCTCCGGTCTGCTTCATCGATAGTCGTCGGCGGcgacgccttcttcttcttcttcttcttcttcttcttgctggcTATTGCCTTCGTGGGTTTGCCGGTGAGTCGTTGCACGAGCTCTCGGAAGTTCTCGGCGTCGGTCTTTATGATCTCCGGCGCGAACAGGTGCACTATTCTGATCTTGGGTTTCAGCTTCGACATCACATGTGAATCCTTGCTCGGTGTCAATAAGGCTGGCCGATCTATATCTGCTTCCTTCATGatgtccagagagagagagagagagagagagagagagagtatgggAGGAAGAATGAGAGGTGATGGGGAATTTATACATTGAGGCAAGTTGGAGGCAGCAATACTAATaatatgagaagaagaagaaaggtaaaaaagaggaggaaaagatTGGAACAAAAGAAAACAAGTATCAACTTCACAagaatgaagagagagagagagagagagggagagagtgagagagagagagagaataaaactAATACGGTAAACATCTCTCAGTTTGCTGCAAGTGTTATGGCAACTGATAGACGCCATTTTACCATTCATGCTTCTATCAAAGTCCAATTTCCTTTCTAATCGAGTCATGAGACGATGTTAAGCATGATACGGCATATTTCGGTGTCGCCCACGTAGATCCAGACAAACAAACACGATAATATATACGTGGAACTTCAAGTTCGATGTGACGTGTAACACATATATGGCGGGCAATCGTTCGTCGCCCTCTCCGTATGAACGACATCATCATGGTATAGTCATCTCAAAAAGTTCGGGGCAGCGTCGCGCGGTACCGATCCATGCAGGTCAATCGACGCTCGCACAAAAGCTTAAATCGCCCGCCCGAGAAGTCGACTGTAGTTAATTAACCCTGTATGACTAACTCATCGtcgtaggtataaaagctaaccctccttaaTCAGGAGAGGAGGATACTCAACTATCCTTAACTCCACGATATTGATTTGAATTTCGGATGGATCGAGTTGAGAAATCTCCCTCCCGACCTCAACCTTTGTGTAGGAACCGGCAACGACACAGTAGCAACCCATCAAGAGAGAACCACGCTCGGGAGACGATGCTTGAACCTAACCTGACTCGATGTCGACGTAATCCGAGCATCCTCGTGGGCAACCTTATGCATCCAGGAATGGACCGAGCTATGCTAACACCTCGACCATGGCATAAAAATTTACCAACAGAGCCGTTCCTTCCTATCTCGGTGAATAATGACTCCTAATATGATGACAGATTAAAGTAGAGTCATGATTTCAAATAAAAAACATCTCTCAGCACTCTCCAATGCTTTCATCTGTCCTTGTTGTACTATCACTGTAGTTCATATTCCCTCACCAATGCAGCATCACAGCAAACAAGGATCACAACATATTAATTAAATCATCAACCACAAGAACTTCATTATCTAATTCAAGTAAAACATGCTGCCCTTTGATGGATTTTGTGTGTTTGGTTTTCATGATGGATTTATGTATAGTTTTTGTTAGGCATTATAGTCCTTTTTCCTTTTCTCTCTTTCTCCCAAGATAAGTATGTCCAGATCTAGAGGTTTATACCGAAGAAGCTCTTGGATGCCTGATGATCAAAATAAAGAGTAGTAATCATATCAAATACATtcagattatatttattaatttgttaAACCTAATTTAGGATGTGACAATCTGATGGGTTAATTAGTCTATCAATTTCTTTTAGttgaaatcaaaatatttaagctaaaattaataataatatattaatcttaATCTGATTCACTTAATATGAAactaatcaagatattatataatatatataattataagttAATGATAATAGACCTGTGCAACTAAATCAAAAAGTTAATTATAAGTTAATGATAATACAACATAACATAAAGTCTGTTTGCTAGCGTCATCCATGAGTTTTCTTTCCTCTACTTTGATCCTTACACTTCAAGTTTGTACCTAACACTGCTTTGTTCATTCTAACAAGTTGTTGATGCTGAAATCTATTGGCATCTATGTGCACTGCACCAGTTGAtactgtgagagagagagagagagagagagagatttcaacTATACAGCTCTCCAAAACTACAACTACTACAATATGTTACAAGCTGTATCCACATAATCTAATTGACGTTGATAATGAGATACTTGTGGCAATATGCTGTTAATAAAGGTGCTAATTAATTTaactgataaatattttaaatatacatcGTAAGATTAAAGCTCAaatcttatttttatcatttaccttttaaaaaataaatatgttattaatcaaagaagaaaagaacagTACTTATGAGCTGCATCTGAGTTTAATATGGTACATTGAATCCCCTTGACTTTGGGCATGTAAGTGGCCCTTCCTAATTCGATAAGTCACATGGACAAGCTATTGTGATTaacataatgatgatgatgatgcattggATTGCAATAGTCAATGATGGTGACAGTGGCTGAAGAAGACATGGAATGCTGTGGTTGTGGTGTCTAGGTAGTAACCCATCTTGCGTCTAAGTGTTACATGAGATGAGGCTTACGCCTCCTTTAATTCCAATGTAGATTATGATAGTTGTCGACCAATAattccaaaatattttatttatatctttAATATCTCCTAGTATGCACTTGAATGCCATGTCATTACAAACGTAATTCCTATTTAAACATCTCGTCGTCATCTCAAAACATCGATCAAGTAACACTTAATTTCGTAAAACTATTCACACGGAATAACTTATAACTATCCTTATTTAAATCTCATATTACTTTAAGCTTCGTATCATTCTTCTCTATGTTATATGGGTTCTTACTAAATCCTCAGACCATCCCGACACTGCGATGATGAACTCGaaccaaaatatattatttaattaaaaaaatacttatttaattttaagattttttttattatttcataaacAATTTGTTCGTGCAAAAACAAAAGTTttagccttttttttctttttgcatttgAAGTGATTGATTTTTTAGTCAGTATCTAGGTATTTCTAATCATCAAAAATAGTTTTGGCtacactaaaattatatttaggATTGATtcgaattaaagaaaaaaaaaaaggcaatcgAGTCGAATTTTGGTGTGTAGGTAAATTAATCATCATAGTTTGTGACATTATTAAATAATATCAGCATTATTTTTCTTGGCATGCTTGATTTAGATTTGAGTAAAATCGATTTGCTTACAAATTATAATCatcaaatttaatataaatacataggtaattaatttattatatatttacctTTTTGCCCTTCTTTCATTTCATTGTCTCGTTTATCACCTGTAGGCAATAGTATCTCTCTAATGGGCTTTGCTTCCCTTTCCAATGGGCCGGTCCGGACCATCTTGCGATGTAATGAGCCGGTCCATCTTGACTTCTCCGGTCTATTGTTGGGCTCACACGGCCCACAGTGTTCCATATGCTCCTGCGCTTATCTTTGTAATGGGCCGGCTTGCCTCGGCTCCTCTTATTGTTGGATACTGTATGATGAACCGGGCTTTTTTCCTAATGGCCTGGTCCATCTCGACCGCTCTGGTCACTATTGGTGGGCTCCGTTTCGTACTCACATCGGACGGCTGGCGTCTCTCCCTTCCATCGCTCTGTTTACGATCAACGGTCTTCAAGACTCTCTCAGCCGTCCGATCAAGCGTCCAAAAACCCTCAAACCACAGCGGAGATCGTTGTTTTGCTATCCTCGCGCCACCTCGAAAGCTTCCGTCATGTGAGCCCCACAAATGCAGCGAATCAGAGACGGGTAATTTGCCGCTTTAAAAGAATACACTACCGTTCTTCCCGGgtggtgttatatatatatatatatagcgagaaCTGCTTTTTGAATCGCCCTTTCTCGCCTTTCGCGCTCTTCTGTCGGTGAGATCACTCTTCCCCTCTTTCGCTCTACTCTCCACGATCGCTTCTTTCTTCTGCGGAAAACCCTAACTCTCGATCGGATCATTTGTCTCTTTCCTTCTCGATTCTTTGCATGTGATTCTGGAGATGATCTCTCGGATGTTGTTCGGAGGATTAAGCTTTtaacattttcctttttttttaatcgttTCCTTCTGTTTCTTGAAACCCTCTCGTCCTTCTATGTTGAATTGATGTGAAGTTTGCCCTTCATAGGGTATCTCCTGATCAATGCTGTTCTTCCGGAACCTTGCGGGGTTCTCGAAGCTCCGGTCTCGTCTGGTGAGTGGATCTTGTTGAACTAAATCGTTGTTTTCGGCCGTCGGAACTCTCGCGATCACTTTGTTTACTCTTGGTGATCTTTTGGAACACTGTTATTCGGCAAAATTCCGTGGTGACTATTGATTCCAGGCGCAGCAGTCCGTCTCGTTGGGTTCAGTCGGATGGTTTCAAGTCCAGAGCGTATCGCATCTCGTGAGTTCATGTTTTTATTCCTCTGTTGCATTCGTTCTACTAGTGCTTAACCTGTCTTCAACCTTCAACGACTAAGTAAATTGGATGGTTTgagatttcttttttgtttgtttgcagACTTTTCATGTGCTGTTGATTGACCCATTCCTATGCTTCATTGATGCTTATCTTGTTTCTTTCAGAGTATTCCAATTATATATAGCACTACAATTCTTGGATTGCTTGCTTACACATATGTCTGCTTCCTTTCCCTGTTTCCTAAATGCTCTGTTACTTTCATATACATGATTGGATCTATGTTCGCaaatacttgatttttttttctgattgttCTGTATTTTTTGCTTTGTAGGATCTTCATTCTCATTTGAATTGATACCGGGATAACATGTTTAGTGTTTTCATTAAGTAGTTCAATTCTCGTTTAGGAACCTTTGGCTTCTTTCCATATCATTGCTTAGATGATTACGTAGCCTCATCTTCTTAGCCCACACCATTTTTAGTCATTctagatgttttttttttctttttgatgtgTTTGACTTATTTATAATAGGCACGAAATAAATATTTATCCTGACATAAAAAGTTTGAAGAGATAAATATgttgggctaattatatattactcctTGTAATTAGCCCCCTTTAGTATTTCGATACTTAcaatttcaaaagttatattgggaTCTTTATACAaggttaaaaatataattttatagggTTAAATATCAAAAGAGAATAGTTTTGTTAGAACAATgggtttaaatattttgtttttgtaaatataaaaatctgaATGTAACTCTTAAAAGTATAGATATCGAAATacaaaagataactaattataggggataataTAATATTGATACGGATAAAAGTTTCAAAGCATAATCATATTATTGATACTATAAATATTTATGTGCTTCTAAATAACGACTTTTATTTTACGATATAGTTGGCCTTATTCATCATACAAATATCAATTTTTGTATtcgatatgtttttttttttgtgaacatATTACCTCAATTAGTGTGTCctaacaatttttttttcaaaacaatTATGCAAATTACAAGAGTGTAAGAAATTTGTTGGTTGGTTGGTCTTATTGAAACTTGGAAaccattttattttatctttcgAAGAATCAAATATCTTCGTTGTGGTTAAGTCGTGGCAGGGAGCCATTGCTTGAGGGTCTTTTATGGCCACTTTCCCTTGAAAAGTGATCTTTGAACTTGTTTATCTTTACATAGTAACATTACTACCTCGATCATGCTTTTTGAAATCTGGTTCATTGTTCTAAACTTTAATTACTTAAcaggataatatagatgagtggatATAAGATGTATGATTGATTAATGAAGGAAGAAGTATGTTTTCTAGTGATTTAAGTGGCAATGCAAGAAGATTGTTAATATTCACTAGATTGCTAGAGGATTTTATTTAGGTTCTCAAACTGTCTTGAATATTCCAATAGTCTTGTAAACTTTAATTACTTAACAGGATAAATCTTCTATGTTTTTGGAGAGCAGGAGTATTAAATAGATATCCAccaagaacaaataataaaaaaatcatctcaAGAGGTTCTTGATTGCATTCCATCCGCTTTGCAACTCCATAGGTTTaaactaaaaatttaagattaattatatattattccctGTAATTAACTATCTTTAGCATCTCGATCTTATACTTTTGAAAGTTACGTTGGGATCCTTACACTTATGAAAATAAAGTATTGAGATCTTTATAcaggattaaaaagataatttcataagattaaaaataaaaaagaaaaaatagtttTGTTGGAGTAATGGGGttgaatgtttcactttcgtaagaaTAAGGATctcaacttttaaaaatatagagatcgaaatactaaatataactaattataaagaATATTCTATAATTAATCCAAAATTTTAGGTTCAATTATAATTATATGCTGCATACGAAGCTTAGGTATGAGAAACTGCCTACCATTTAGTTTTCTCAATTATCACTAATAACCTACATGTTTGCATCAAAATAGATGAAATTGGCTAAGCAAAAGACAATAATGTATACAACTCTAACAGCTATCAGTAGAGTAGATATACGTGTTGCCGATAGAGTCAAAGTTGGTAGACTTAATTAGGACCATCAGGTTGTTAGTGCCAAGGATTGAAATCTCAACCAGTTCGATAAAAGTTTGATCGTGTGTACTGGTCCGACCACTGAAAAATACATGGACCAATCCAAATTGTGCAGTTCAAGTATAGAGGCTTGCGATTTCTCACTACTGGCTCCTCTGCCTCCACTCCTCTTACTCGTCATCGAACTCCTTTTCTTATTCTTATTCCTCATCCACTGCCTCAATTTCTTTCCTCTTCATTCTCATCCCTCCTCTTGTCTCCTCTTCATTCTCCTTCTTCTGTCCTCGAAATATATCGATTTATCAAGACACATGATATCATTATCGATCAGTACAAACTAGTTTGACCAAGGATCGATAGATTATCTCAATATGAAATTATAATTCTTAATTAGTACTAAATCAAGACTCATTTTCTCGGTATGTACCGATATACCAACTAACCATCGGTATGATATGTATCGAGGTGTATCGATGTATCGTACATCAATATGTTTGAGCATACCGATGATATGGTAAAATTATCAGaaaaactttaaaattttttgaagaataaaaaatatattagagtttttaagtttgaaataaatttaaatttagtataatcttagcaaaaataatctaaattaagaaAGAATAACCACATATCTTTTTGAGTAACTTTGTGGTACATTCTAGATATTCCTTCtaaaaatattgaattatctataaaaaaataatttgaataatttaattattttttaaataacttaaattttaatattcaaatgaatcaagtaatcaatcgatAGATATACCTAATTCTATCACCAAAAAGAATGATGAGATTCTACGGGCGGTGGATTGAGATATTTAatcctatgtatttgtatattaatttaatatatttgtcGAACATAATCCTAAAAATGATCCCACaacatagtatactgatacaccATATGTCGTTGGTGCATCAATGTAGTGATGATCATAGTCTGATCGTCATGAATGACATGTGTCCGAGGCAATGATGATTGTGACATATATTAGTGTGGAGCATAAAGGATATTAGAACTTCTATTTTTATCACTAATCAATCTACTACTCCATATCATAAATTCGATTATCATACTACTATTTGGAAAAGTATGATCAACTTGGCTATAATATTCTCGATAATACGATAGTTATAAATACAATGAGCTTCACTTTCTATCGGTATCATGTAGGCTCTATCATATCCGCTCAAAATCATCTATTGTCTTCTCATTTCCCTTTCATATATAAACTTAACTAGTACCTCATGTAGACTCTATCATATCTGCTCAAAATCATTCATTGTCTTCTCCTTTCCCATATATAAACTTAACTAGTACCTCGTCGAGCCCCATGATTTGAATCttaggtggcatgtgtaaaatgctCCTTCTTAATCTATGTATTACCCTTAAATTGTATAAATGAGACCATTGACTCCTCGATGTCGCTATCATCATCGGTTGAGACACTAATGTCATCTTTTTCTATCTCTAGATCGAGCGGGTTGTTGAATGTGTTTGAAAAGGTGTCTCATCTCCTAACTTAATTATTTTCAACGATATGGCTAATACCATTGCCTTTCACTTTACCTTTGTCTTTGCACGTTGGGTGAACGATTGTGGTggaggaaatttttttttttattcaaatagtCAAATTAATCATTTGAAATAGGACAATCTAAGCCTTTGATTGCGAACGATAGTTATTAATCGGTACAAATCCCATGTCGCCTGATACGGAGTCATACAATGAGTATCACTCAGCAAAGGACGGTTTGTATACTAATCCCATGTTGAATCGGTACATATTATTCGTGTTGAGCGATACAATTCGGTACGATGAACCCTgtgctaaataaataaaaaattaaaatctatCGTGTaagaagttttttattttttatttttctaatttttgtcCCTATGAGTAGCAAGAAAGAACATGATTACAAAGTGCATGCCGTTAAGTTCAGTCATTCTTTTCTGTTgatttattttgtattttttattattataaatcatCACAACATGATTCATTGCATCATATCTAGTTACTCTTAGATGGAAAACATCAATGTGCATTTAATACTTATCGCATGGGACCATCTCAATCATCTCATCGGGGCCATTATAAGATAATGGTGCGATGCAGGTTCTATAATAACAAGGATAGACATATATACCATTCTAAAGTTAAAAAGGTAAAAGAGGATGAACAAAGGTGACCCACCGTATCTTTGTAGATTTGGGTAGGACTCCATGTCACCCGTGTTCTCCTACAAGGCTAGCGTGGTGGTATCACGTTGCATGAACCCAACAGATTACTTAGGTATCCTCAGCAGATTCCGTCTCAAAGCTTACCTTTCATTGATAGATCTTCATtagattctgatggaacaaacgtAATCTCACCCTTGGAAATCATCATAAATTAATGATCCATATTGGATATGGTGCATAACCAATCCCCTTCTCTTCCATTCTTCATTCCCTTCGTCTCTCTCACTCTCCGCATGGACAACTTCGCTCACCAACTTGAGCTTCTCCTAAATGAGAATACCTCCGATGATACACACTTCTCATCCGAGCTTGACGCGGAAGAAGACCAATGCAGTTCACTTGTTAATCCTACCTTTTCTGTACATATTGAGCCTCTCTCTTCCGCGCCTACCGTCGAGCCCATCCATGGAGACGACGACACTGTGACGAAACAGGCGCCAGCTTCTTCCTCATCATTATATTCCAAACTAGCCATGATCCATCAAGCAAATGTCCCTTCCTCGTCATCAGACTCCAAACTAGCGATGATCTATCAGCCAAATGTCCCTCCCACGTCCTTCCAACATTTCTTCGATGAGTTCCATCTGGCTTTCATGGTAGCTCCATTTGTATCAGATGCTTCGGCCTACATCAACCAAGTCGGTTTTGGCTTCCCAACCTCAAATATCGTGGCAGACATGACCGCAGAGAACATGCAGACTGCTCCACCAATGGAATACATCGAGTTGCATACCCAGGCTCCTAAGATAGATCACCAACCCCTTCATGCTGAATCATACCACAATCTAGCTTACTTGAACCCCACCGGAGATCCTCTAGATCCCAACTGGGAGGCCATCGAATCGTATCTAGCTGGACATGTCCGACGTGGCCTCGATGTCTCTCGCGTCTATAAATGCAACATATGCAACTCGGAGTTCCCCTGCGCACAAGCTTTTGGAGGACACATGAGCTCCCATAGCAAgaacaagagaggagagaaacccCTGGCGAAGAGAAAACGACGCATGTTGAAGAAGGTACGCTTAAACAAGAGACTCTCTTCTGCTTCCATGAAGGAAAAGGCCGGTGTTTTCTCGAAGGAGGCAAGTTCAATCGACGAGGCTAACATGGCCATGAATGGTGCGAGTGAGGAACCCAACTACGTTGAGTTTTCTGATGATGAATATACTACTAATTCACATGAGAGCTATAGGCCTCGCTAGAGAAGCTTCATTCGTTCAGTTCTGTCGAGGTTCTCCATCTTCTAGAGTTAAGTTCAAGTCGATACTGTCTTACCGAGCAATGTCGTGGGCATTATTGTGTTTTCATCATTGAAATCGTTCACCTTTTTCTTTCCTAGTGTTTGATCTGTCACAATATAACTGTGTTTGAGTGCTCGACCCTTTTTCTATCTTCTTGTGATGGACAAAAGGATCAAAGAGCACGACTGCAAGACCAATGATACTGCTGAGGAGCTTAGTTTGCAGCTAAATATACCCAAAACAAAAGGAATCAGAAATAGATATCCATTACATCCACAGCAAATAGGAAACAAAAGGGGGACATTAGAATACACTACTGATCATTATAATCATATGTTGAATATGAAGTTTAGGTCTGGAGAACTGATTACCATTATGAGAAAGCCATAATTTTTCTGTATCAGTTATCTCAATTATATCACTAATAACATATAAGTTTGCAGTCAAAGTAATGAAATTTGACTAAGCATAAGATGACAATGCTTGACTTAATTAGGACCATCGAGTTGTTAGTGCTAAATATTATACAGACACTTCATTTCAAATCATGTTCTTTTAAAATCACAACACTATTCACCATCTCAAGCATCTCATTGGGGTCATTGCAAGATAATGGTGGGAGGCAGGTCCTACAACAAGGAGGACGAGGAAAAATACCATCCTAAAGTTAAAAGGGAAAAGAGGATGAACAAAGGTGATGCATTGTAAGTTGCATGAAC
The window above is part of the Musa acuminata AAA Group cultivar baxijiao chromosome BXJ1-1, Cavendish_Baxijiao_AAA, whole genome shotgun sequence genome. Proteins encoded here:
- the LOC135679078 gene encoding VQ motif-containing protein 17-like — its product is MKEADIDRPALLTPSKDSHVMSKLKPKIRIVHLFAPEIIKTDAENFRELVQRLTGKPTKAIASKKKKKKKKKKASPPTTIDEADRRSVRGGHRDLMHERVKEETTIELSEDDIAGFFSELGAAERFFGDPIGDFPLLPVGASFT